The genome window CGACGATGACCACCGTCGACATCGGCGGCGGTACCAGCGACGTCGCCACCGGCGCCGGGCCCTACCCCGACGACGTCGTCTCGCTGCCATTCGGCGCGGCACGGCTGACCCGCCAGTACCTCCCCGGCGACCCGCCGGGCCCGGACCAGGTCGAGGAGCTGGTGTCGGCGATCCGCGGCGACGTCCGGCGGTCGCTGCGCCACCTGCCGGGCACCGAGCTGGGGCACCCGGTCGCGCTGTCGAAGGTGCTGCGCCAGCTCGCGGTGCTGACCGAGAGCTCCGGAGTCCGCGCCGTGCGCCACCCCGACCGGCTGGCACGGGCGAACCTGGAGAGCTGGATCCCGAAGCTGGCCTCGCTGAGCCAGGCCGAACGCGCCAAGCTGCCCGGTGTGTCGCGCACCCGCGCGCGACGCATCCTGGCCGGTGCCGTGGTCGCCGAGGTCATCCTCGACGCGATCGGGCTCGAGCAGCTTGAGATCTGCCCGTGGGGACTGCGCGAGGGCATGGTCTTCCGCTTCGCCGAGGCGTGCGAGCGGGCGGGCGGGGTCTCCGGAGAGACGCTGCACGCGGCGTCGGCGGAGATCTTCACCTGAGCACCCGCTTCGGTGCAGACCCTCCGGGATCTTTCTCTCACGTACAGCCGTACGCCGCGGAAAGGCCGTCCCTGCCAACCGGGCACTGCCGAGAACCGGCGCAAGATCCCCGGAACAAGTAGCGTCGAAAGGGTCAACCGCCGTCTAGTCAGGAAGGTCGCGACGTGGCCGTTCTGGTGCACATCCTGATCACCATGGTCGCGGTGTGGCTGACCACGCTGCTGCCCGGGATCACGCTCGGCGGGCACGACACCCCGGCGCAGATCCTCACGCTGCTCGCGGTGGCGGTCGTGTTCGGGCTCGTCAACGTGGTGCTCAAGCCGATCGCCAAGACGCTGGGCTGCCTGCTCTACGTGCTGACGCTGGGCCTGTTCGGGCTCGTGGTCAACGCGTTGCTGCTCTGGCTGACCAGCTACCTGGCAGGCGAGCTGGGCCTGCCGTTCCACGTCGACGGCTTCTGGCCGGCGTTCTGGGGCGCGTTGATCATCACGATCGTCAGCAGCGCGCTGCATGGCGTCGTCCGGCGGGCGCGAACCCCCGGCGAGGAGCGGCCGAGGGTCTGAAAGGCGCTGAACGCGCGGGGGCGGGCCAAGCGGCTTCGCCGCTCCAAGAGTCGTAGACAGCCTCTGAGCGCGCCGGGGACCGGCCGGAGCGGCCGTTGGAGTGGTCGGTCGGTGCGGGCGCGGACGCCGCGGTGATCGGCCGACTATCCTCAACTGCTCGAAACCAGTCGCCGGAGTCGGGGATGCGCTGCACTTTCCGGGAGTTCCAAGCCCTCGCCAGCTCAGGCGTCACGCGCGCTGGTGCCTCGGAGGCCGTTGCCTTTCTGACCGGCAGGCCGGGCTCCGGGCCGCCGAGCATGCCCTACCGGCTCGAGGCCCGCTGGCAGGACGTGCTGACCGCGCTGGCGGGCGGCGCGGTGTACGGGTTCCTGCGGATCACCGAACCCGGCGCTGACGAGACGCGCGTGTTGGTGGCCGTCGAGCGCGCCACCGCCGTGCGGGTCGTGGTGCGCGGCGAGGAGGTAACGGCCGACCAGGTCCGCCCCGACGCGCCGTGGCCTGCGCTGACGGGCGCGCTGCCGGAGGCGGCGGCTGCAGTGGGGAGCGAGGTCACGCTGCCGAGCCGGATCCTGGCCGAGGCGCGTGCCGAGGCCGCCGGGCGCGGTGACGACCAGGTCGACTGGCTGGCCTACGAGCTCCGGTTGCGCGAGGTCCCTCCGGA of Saccharopolyspora erythraea contains these proteins:
- a CDS encoding Ppx/GppA phosphatase family protein — translated: MRLGLLDVGSAAAHLEVVDLDRSRLPRASWSHKARTRLAENTTPDGVVTALGIEQAERAVRECVRAARTEAPDVLVAYGTSAVRDAVNGVELRRCLGDVAGVRIGVLTPRDEAALTYHAAWRWHGRAGATMTTVDIGGGTSDVATGAGPYPDDVVSLPFGAARLTRQYLPGDPPGPDQVEELVSAIRGDVRRSLRHLPGTELGHPVALSKVLRQLAVLTESSGVRAVRHPDRLARANLESWIPKLASLSQAERAKLPGVSRTRARRILAGAVVAEVILDAIGLEQLEICPWGLREGMVFRFAEACERAGGVSGETLHAASAEIFT
- a CDS encoding ESX secretion-associated protein EspG → MPYRLEARWQDVLTALAGGAVYGFLRITEPGADETRVLVAVERATAVRVVVRGEEVTADQVRPDAPWPALTGALPEAAAAVGSEVTLPSRILAEARAEAAGRGDDQVDWLAYELRLREVPPDDARAVGALLRQADEVTARIGIALCRSDGTLLRAPSEIEVLHSPTGRVAVVPEVPDDSYAMVTPAGSFALGRALQRYTEVLWEQAEELDRPA
- a CDS encoding phage holin family protein; translation: MAVLVHILITMVAVWLTTLLPGITLGGHDTPAQILTLLAVAVVFGLVNVVLKPIAKTLGCLLYVLTLGLFGLVVNALLLWLTSYLAGELGLPFHVDGFWPAFWGALIITIVSSALHGVVRRARTPGEERPRV